Proteins encoded within one genomic window of Drosophila willistoni isolate 14030-0811.24 chromosome XL unlocalized genomic scaffold, UCI_dwil_1.1 Seg141, whole genome shotgun sequence:
- the LOC6648556 gene encoding zinc finger protein hangover isoform X2: MCDTAINVNSTSTTTTTAPATTITSTGATSTASGTQLPVATIPATTASKKEAQQRTLQNCCRLCIAPATECISIINSYAADKEPLTTKIYNCVNIKITSQDRLSQQICHACISYLNSWQSFKNRCLSSQTKQRQWLETTSTASSTTTTTSSNKSKLLSYLDLNSSENGTGTATAGSDHHQVAAENETFVAGSSSSSSNNNNNNNNDAASDDPADKSASTLAASASAAAAAAAAAAHILDGIPALKKRKSLTVYPLPAVPIKDEPIDDTDDDYQMKSIDESIDDMVDPTMFLERSEHEGDVPLMTSDYDYTAQHGVTAAAAAAALPASAVASVAAAGDSKVASCRACSLQFSTRANARRHERNLHPNLFQLSTDSPNNTPVTKPTPALAAALEIQRAAAAAASAEASRSGGNMSTQKYRQVVMNAFIKCEAGGYDYDNPEQYQSLLSRDKVEFIEQNAEFLEQYQTMTCRCCNKFFSTYKNFMAHVRKKYPLLPRNLCFNCLKMNDSKALFISHLKKRNCINLYRVMNAINNKQQQQNDGTSVGPSPAAVPVVVPAAVTVVSGSSGTSGTTTTTTSDRPEKLRAKELLVNKLYECKLCPKGFRTKHEFRTHVYDKHADVQRKDNNSIQCSFCGLDFADPVDRRRHYNNMDCIVRLRCMTCDAKLETHQRFLDHVYQDHLGGLSSDNVSSTTVIGTTNVDNTHSPGKKNLLGALGIGSADESRSAATPSLITSTPKPAGAAAAAASTVTASGGLLGGGAVASSVANRDRDGAPKSQYFSRMPQVCPICGQQYNNYNNVLRHMESKHPNKLPETYKCVRCGLGYPRISYLREHMINVHGVDKNRHSGGFEYIVNADAVKLADGSTPNVYTGRYDYVMKDLMSITNDDDDDEGTTGSVAKKIRLDDSSNNSSLMGMAATQQKECPICNAVFSNNIGLSNHMRSHYTASANASASANASASTSASSSTNAALAAANRMTPKSLTITAAPPITADTPSNKSKTISSAETNSLASSSAAPQVQAIQFRRSLDQAADRRFRRMRCRICQRRFSSKKSYRYHMLTDHQVQNVQFIKCKLCNAEFAYEKGLKVHLFKVHGKAIKDEMIIKQFECEICSIVYSSEMELQQHKRSVHELATASSSASTAAAAAATTGTAAASATSSLTNNVGSLTAPLYWYQCKYCPSNFNTNKKLAIHINSHDEFDSNDYSCKDCGNVYSGRKSLWVHRYKKHPQVPDPAECCLCRKVFFDRQMLDNHMPTCNRKPITSTGAHQQPQQQQQQQQQHQNQNQQDHLRRGLVVFKHKTGDDDDDDEEDVEQQSQLNLDDGTDDGASAPAAAAPSSSSSAAAHVKIRIPEVACTICGARFNDQEMFTKHIQKHEQELYVDNPLAAMFDDSPADPGQFQVERQNENGEYACDLCAKTFPQVIALKVHRKWHFRGDSKQNPIDGEATQLNNNNNNNSMLHLRELHAVGLVPNQQQQQLNSSHNQSQQQQSHNSSATSTTGASKSLKRKRELKCDYCASTFISNNNLRRHMYELHKHEVSHLPEPPVIVVDDPLSCRRCDLQFDTKELWIEHKLADAKVVRPFCPFQWGCDLCGEYLSRKEKLINHINNHLKEDVIVPVSEKLTTAVASTAMSTAAAAVAATTTTSNASETSKTGIIKLEQKPESSVEISSKSEGVVVEQKVQIMADVKNEKASTAQPEDSDLDEGDDDSSDDDDGEDTSDDDDDDDDDDDDDDDDDDDDDDDDDDEEEDDDVEVAQVVEIEQQTKPVPDAVPVTADDDLVEEVLSSDEADDDDDDDDDEDDEDDDDEDDDEDNDDNDEGEDEANVDEEGIPEPPILNGKHQLKMTPSSVENNVDDEHVGEVEHDGVIPIEDIIEEYDVDDDDIEEDLDGGVVNDGVVVVEEEEVDDDDVDDDDDDDGDEEDDDDVGRVTRRPVATSTTSSSESESLTTNTTSHSMGERRKKKATATAAAAAALTDAADADADQSDNSSYTCDLCQLCFDSQEQLQTHIKSHFLNGPKMSMTTATPTTTTGLKVVTAAATAAAAAAAKAVVSTSSNIINNNNKTNKITTTMTTKSSSVKTTN; encoded by the exons atCACATCACAGGATCGTTTGTCACAACAGATTTGTCATGCTTGTATTAGCTATCTAAATTCATGGCAAAGTTTTAAAAATCGTTGCCTTAGCTCGCAAACCAAACAGCGGCAATGGCTGGAGACGACGTCTACAGCgtcgtcgacgacgacgacaacgtcAAGTAATAAAAGCAAACTTTTGAGCTATTTGGATTTGAATAGTTCGGAGAATGGAACtggaacagcaacagcaggatCTGATCACCATCAAGTGGCGGCCGAGAATGAAACATTTGTTGCCGGCAGCAgtagtagcagcagcaacaacaacaacaacaacaacaacgatgcGGCATCAGATGATCCAGCGGATAAATCCGCATCTACCTTAGCAGCATCAGCATCCGccgcagcggcagcagcagcagcagcagcccaTATATTGGATGGAATACCAGCGCTAAAGAAACGCAAATCTTTAACAGTCTAT CCTCTGCCCGCTGTGCCCATCAAAGATGAGCCTATCGACGATACCGATGATGACTATCAGATGAAGTCCATAGATGAATCCATAGATGATATGGTTGATCCCACAATGTTCCTAGAGCGTTCTGAGCACGAAGGCGATGTCCCATTGATG ACTTCGGACTATGATTATACGGCTCAGCATGGCGTTACAGCAGCTGCAGCGGCTGCTGCGCTACCAGCTAGCGCTGTTGCCAGTGTCGCCGCTGCTGGTGACTCAAAAGTGGCCAGTTGCCGGGCATGCAGCCTACAGTTCTCCACACGAGCCAATGCCCGACGGCACGAGCGTAATCTGCATCCGAATCTCTTTCAATTGTCCACCGATTCGCCCAACAATACCCCAGTTACAAAGCCAACGCCAGCTCTGGCTGCCGCATTGGAAATCCAACGGGCCGCTGCTGCGGCAGCCTCAGCTGAGGCAAGTCGTTCCGGTGGCAATATGTCAACGCAAAAGTATCGTCAGGTGGTAATGAATGCCTTTATCAAATGTGAAGCCGGCGGCTATGACTACGATAATCCCGAGCAATATCAATCCTTGCTGAGTCGCGACAAAGTTGAATTTATTGAGCAGAATGCCGAATTCCTTGAGCAGTATCAGACGATGACTTGTCGTTGTTGCAATAAGTTCTTTAGCACCTATAAGAATTTTATGGCCCATGTGCGCAAGAAGTATCCATTGTTGCCGCGTAATCTCTGTTTCAATTGCCTCAAGATGAACGACTCGAAGGCGTTGTTTATATCACATCTTAAGAAGCGCAACTGCATTAATCTGTACAGAGTTATGAATGCCATCAATaacaagcaacaacagcagaacGATGGAACCTCAGTTGGTCCGTCGCCTGCTGCTGTTCCAGTTGTCGTCCCAGCGGCTGTGACAGTTGTTTCCGGTTCGAGTGGAACAAGtggcacaacaacaacaacaacatctgACCGCCCAGAGAAACTGCGGGCCAAAGAGCTTCTGGTCAATAAGCTATACGAATGTAAACTCTGCCCAAAAGGTTTTCGCACCAAACATGAGTTCCGTACCCATGTCTATGATAAGCATGCGGATGTTCAGCGCAAAGATAACAATTCCATTCAATGCAGTTTCTGTGGCCTAGACTTTGCCGATCCTGTGGACAGGCGGCGTCACTACAACAACATGGACTGCATTGTTCGCTTGCGATGCATGACGTGTGATGCCAAACTGGAGACGCATCAGCGATTCCTCGATCATGTCTATCAGGATCATTTGGGCGGCTTGAGCAGTGATAATGTCTCATCGACGACTGTGATTGGTACAACTAATGTGGATAACACCCATTCGCCAGGCAAGAAGAATCTGCTGGGTGCTCTGGGCATAGGATCGGCAGATGAATCTCGTAGTGCTGCCACACCATCACTAATAACATCTACACCAAAGCCAGCTGgagctgctgcagctgctgcttccacagtgacaGCTAGTGGTGGTTTATTAGGTGGTGGAGCCGTGGCATCGTCGGTGGCCAATCGTGATCGTGATGGAGCACCAAAATCTCAATATTTCTCCCGCATGCCCCAGGTCTGTCCCATTTGCGGCCAGCAGTATAACAATTACAATAATGTGCTCCGTCACATGGAATCCAAGCATCCCAATAAACTGCCCGAAACATACAAATGTGTACGCTGCGGTTTGGGCTATCCACGAATCTCTTATCTGCGTGAGCATATGATCAATGTCCATGGCGTTGATAAAAATCGCCATTCTGGCGGATTTGAGTATATTGTTAATGCGGATGCTGTTAAACTAGCCGATGGCAGTACACCCAATGTCTATACGGGCCGATATGATTATGTGATGAAGGATCTGATGTCGATAACAAATG atgatgacgacgatgaggGAACAACTGGCAGTGTGGCCAAAAAGATACGACTGGATGACAGCAGTAATAATAGCAGCCTGATGGGCATGGCCGCAACACAGCAAAAGGAGTGTCCCATTTGCAATGCAGTATTCAGCAACAATATTGGTCTATCCAATCACATGCGTTCACATTATACAGCCTCTGCGAATGCCTCCGCATCGGCGAATGCTTCTGCCTCGACGTCTGCCTCATCTAGCACAAATGCTGCTTTGGCTGCAGCCAATCGTATGACACCCAAATCATTGACCATAACAGCGGCTCCTCCGATTACAGCGGATACACCATCAAATAAGAGCAAAACAATATCATCGGCGGAGACAAACTCTTTGGCCTCATCGTCAGCCGCACCGCAAGTACAGGCAATACAATTTCGTCGCAGTTTGGATCAGGCAGCCGATCGTCGTTTCCGGCGTATGCGTTGCCGCATATGCCAGCGACGCTTTAGCTCCAAGAAATCCTATCGTTATCACATGCTTACCGACCATCAAGTGCAGAATGTTCAGTTCATTAAGTGCAAACTTTGTAATGCCGAATTTGCCTATGAGAAGGGATTGAAAGTGCATCTGTTCAAGGTGCACGGCAAGGCCATTAAAGATGAGATGATAATTAAGCAATTTGAATGCGAAATTTGTTCCATAGTCTACAGTTCGGAGATGGAACTGCAGCAGCATAAGCGAAGTGTACATGAGTTGGCCACAGCTTCATCTTCGGCATCgacagcagctgcagcagcagcaacaacaggaacggcagcagcatcagcaacatctTCATTGACAAACAATGTTGGTTCTCTTACTGCTCCATTGTATTGGTATCAATGCAAATATTGCCCATCCAATTTCAATACGAACAAAAAGTTGGCCATTCACATTAATTCCCACGATGAATTCGATTCTAATGATTATTCGTGCAAAGACTGCGGCAATGTCTACAGTGGCAGAAAAAGTCTCTGG GTTCATCGCTATAAGAAACATCCCCAAGTGCCTGATCCGGCCGAGTGTTGCCTATGTCGTAAAGTATTTTTCGATCGTCAAATGCTGGACAATCATATGCCCACTTGCAATCGTAAGCCGATAACATCCACAGGCGCAcatcaacaaccacaacagcaacaacaacaacaacagcagcaccaaaaccaaaaccaacaaGATCATCTGCGACGTGGTCTTGTTGTATTCAAGCACAAAACTGgcgacgatgatgacgatgacgaagAAGATGTTGAACAGCAATCGCAACTTAATTTGGATGATGGAACTGATGATGGAGCTTCTGCGCCCGCAGCTGCGGCTCcttcatcgtcatcgtcagcGGCGGCTCATGTCAAGATACGCATACCTGAGGTGGCTTGCACCATTTGTGGAGCACGCTTTAACGATCAGGAAATGTTCACTAAGCACATACAGAAACATGAACAGGAATTGTATGTAGATAATCCATTAGCAGCTATGTTTGACGATAGTCCAGCTGATCCGGGACAATTCCAAGTGGAGCGACAGAACGAGAATGGGGAATATGCATGCGATTTGTGTGCCAAGACATTCCCCCAAGTGATTGCACTTAAGGTGCATCGCAAATGGCATTTCAGAGGTGATAGCAAGCAG aaccCCATCGACGGCGAAGCGACACAgttgaacaacaacaacaacaacaattcgaTGTTGCATCTACGCGAACTGCATGCAGTGGGTCTAGTGCCcaatcaacagcagcaacaactgaACTCCAGCCACAATCagagccagcagcagcagagccACAATTCATCAGCGACCTCAACGACGGGAGCAAGCAAATCGCTGAAACGGAAACGTGAATTGAAATGTGATTATTGCGCTTCCACCttcatcagcaacaacaatctgCGTCGTCATATGTATGAGCTGCATAAACATGAGGTTAGCCATTTGCCCGAACCACCGGTCATTGTGGTTGATGACCCGCTCTCATGCCGCCGTTGTGATCTACAATTTGATACCAAAGAATTGTGGATTGAACATAAATTGGCCGATGCGAAAGTGGTGCGTCCTTTTTGTCCCTTTCAATGGGGATGTGATCTATGTGGCGAATACTTGTCACGCAAAGAGAAGCTCATCAATCATATTAACAATCACCTTAAGGAGGATGTTATAGTCCCCGTATCAGAGAAGTTAACCACAGCAGTCGCTTCAACAGCAATGtcaactgcagcagcagcagttgcagcaaccacaacaacatcAAATGCAAGCGAAACATCTAAGACTGGAATTATAAAATTAGAGCAAAAGCCAGAATCAAGTGTAGAGATATCGTCTAAAAGTGAAGGTGTTGTCGTCGAGCAGAAGGTACAGATAATGGCAGATGTGAAAAATGAGAAGGCGTCGACTGCTCAGCCAGAAGATAGCGATCTGGACGAAGGGGATGATGATAGCTCAGATGATGACGATGGAGAGGATACTtctgatgacgatgatgatgatgatgatgacgacgacgacgatgatgatgatgatgatgatgacgacgacgatgatgacgacgaagAGGAGGACGATGATGTGGAAGTGGCACAAGTTGTTGAAATCGAACAGCAAACTAAACCAGTGCCAGATGCAGTTCCAGTTACTGCCGATGATGATCTCGTCGAGGAAGTTTTAAGCTCCGATGaagctgatgatgatgatgacgacgatgatgatgaggatgatgaagatgatgacgatgaggatGACGACGAGGACAATGACGATAATGATGAGGGAGAGGACGAAGCTAATGTTGATGAAGAAGGCATTCCAGAGCCACCCATTTTAAATGGAAAACATCAgttaaaaatgacaccaagttCTGTGGAAAATAATGTTGATGATGAGCATGTTGGTGAAGTGGAACATGATGGGGTTATACCCATTGAGGATATTATTGAGGAgtatgatgttgatgatgatgatattgAGGAGGATTTAGATGGTGGTGTGGTCAATGAtggcgttgttgttgtcgaagaagaagaagttgatgatgacgatgttgatgatgacgatgatgatgatggcgatgaggaggatgatgatgatgttggtAGAGTAACTAGAAGACCTGTAGCCACATCGACTACGTCATCATCGGAGAGTGAATCATTGACAACAAACACAACTTCACATTCAATGGGTGAGCGGCGTAAAAAgaaggcaacagcaacagcagcggcagcggcggcattAACTGAcgctgctgatgctgatgctgatcaGTCTGATAATTCCAGCTATACGTGTGATCTATGTCAACTTTGTTTCGATTCTCAGGAGCAGTTGCAGACCCACATCAAAAGCCATTTTCTGAATGGTCCAAAAATGTCAATGACAAcggcaacaccaacaacaacaacgggtCTAAAAGTGGTGACAGCGGcagcgacagcagcagcagcagcagcggcgaaGGCGGTGGTGAGCACTTCTTCTAATAtcataaacaacaacaacaaaacaaataaaataacaacaacaatgacaacaaAATCTTCGTCCGTTAAGACAACAAACTGA